Proteins from a genomic interval of Trifolium pratense cultivar HEN17-A07 linkage group LG6, ARS_RC_1.1, whole genome shotgun sequence:
- the LOC123892271 gene encoding uncharacterized protein LOC123892271, with product MPIYAKFMKDLLSGKRKLRDDENVALSEECSAILQRKLPPKLKDPGSFTIPCSIGKVKIERALCDLGASINLMPLSMVRKLDCGEPKPTKMTLTLADRSITYPYGVLEDVLVKVNDLFFPADFVILDMNEDSEIPLLLGRPFLATGRALIDVELGELMLRFQNEQSDF from the coding sequence ATGCCGATATATGCCAAGTTTATGAAAGATCTCTTGTCAGGTAAGAGGAAGCTTAGGGATGACGAGAATGTTGCCTTGTCTGAGGAGTGTAGTGCAATTTTGCAAAGGAAGCTTCCCCCGAAGTTGAAAGACCCTGGGAGTTTCACTATTCCGTGTTCAATTGGTAAGGTAAAAATTGAAAGAGCTCTTTGTGATTTAGGAGCTAGTATTAATTTGATGCCGCTATCCATGGTAAGGAAGCTTGATTGCGGGGAACCTAAGCCAACAAAAATGACTCTGACATTGGCTGATCGCTCCATCACGTATCCCTATGGAGTTCTTGAAGACGTGTTGGTAAAagttaatgatttattttttccagCCGATTTTGTTATACTTGATATGAATGAAGATTCAGAAATCCCCTTATTGTTGGGAAGACCATTCTTGGCTACCGGTAGAGCGTTGATAGATGTGGAGTTAGGTGAGCTAATGTTGAGGTTTCAAAATGAACAAAGTGACTTTTAA